One Phaseolus vulgaris cultivar G19833 chromosome 11, P. vulgaris v2.0, whole genome shotgun sequence genomic window carries:
- the LOC137805540 gene encoding uncharacterized protein, whose translation MIPVEIHESSPRYQNFVAEESNEERRVNLDLLDEAREEARTKAEAVKRRVERQYCSKVKPRQFQVGDLVMRKAHPYELENKLSPKWTGPFRITKAKGNSSYNLETLEGGPIPRSWNAANLKFYFS comes from the coding sequence atgatcccagtcGAGATTCatgagagctcgccacgttaccagaattttgtggctgaagaatccaacgaagagagGCGAGTGAATCTGGACTTAttggacgaagccagggaagaagcaagaacaaaggctgaggcagttaagagaagagtggagcgacaGTATTGCTCCAAGGTGAAGCCCCGGCAATTCCAGGTTGGTGACTTAGtcatgaggaaagctcacccatatgagctagagaacaaattgtctcccaaatggaccggacccttcagaatcaCCAAAGCCAAGGGGAATAGTTCATACAatctagagactttggaaggaggtccaattccgcgcagttggaatgcggccaatttgaaattttattttagttga